In one window of Frigoriglobus tundricola DNA:
- a CDS encoding cupin-like domain-containing protein, with amino-acid sequence MSTLASPAPRAAAPAVRGPEFEFVDQVAAEDLPAGGFGRRTRPLLVKGAVRMWPAWERWSFERLAALRKPDGSEAVARFITGVVEQGATREQFDAPVGPYLRDLARTATTAPRSPDAGLLSDRRRAGLRPGDRFRLDWSYLQSFVPDRVYLSQWEILREFPELTRDFAVRQLWPGLRLTWQYVFVGPAHTVTGLHYDFPSNWFCQVRGTKEVLLVTPEQSRHMCPSRKFDWGATLSAIDITRLAEQGRERAEFEKVRGQYARVEAGDALFIPKGTWHAVVALEPSISLAVFGLTPLEVLVNGGWAELKALLHRLRLYRWGNCACHKAR; translated from the coding sequence ATGAGTACCCTTGCCTCCCCGGCTCCCCGTGCCGCCGCGCCGGCCGTGCGGGGACCCGAGTTCGAGTTCGTGGATCAGGTCGCGGCCGAAGACCTCCCGGCCGGCGGGTTCGGGCGGCGCACCCGCCCGCTGCTGGTCAAGGGCGCGGTGCGGATGTGGCCGGCGTGGGAGCGGTGGTCCTTCGAGCGACTCGCCGCGCTCCGCAAGCCGGACGGCTCGGAGGCCGTGGCCCGGTTCATCACCGGTGTGGTGGAACAGGGGGCCACGCGGGAACAGTTCGATGCCCCCGTCGGGCCGTACCTCCGCGACCTGGCCCGCACCGCGACAACGGCCCCGCGCAGCCCCGACGCGGGGCTGCTCTCGGACCGCCGGCGCGCCGGCCTCCGTCCCGGCGACCGGTTCCGGCTCGACTGGTCCTATCTGCAAAGCTTCGTGCCCGACCGGGTGTACCTGTCGCAGTGGGAGATCCTCCGCGAGTTTCCGGAACTGACCCGCGACTTTGCCGTCCGCCAGTTGTGGCCGGGGCTCCGGCTGACGTGGCAGTACGTGTTCGTGGGACCGGCGCACACGGTGACCGGATTGCACTACGACTTCCCGAGCAACTGGTTCTGCCAGGTCCGCGGCACGAAGGAGGTCCTGCTGGTCACGCCGGAGCAGTCGCGGCACATGTGCCCGAGCCGGAAGTTCGACTGGGGCGCGACGCTGAGTGCGATCGACATTACCCGGCTGGCCGAGCAGGGGCGGGAGCGGGCCGAGTTCGAGAAGGTGCGCGGTCAGTACGCCCGCGTCGAGGCCGGGGACGCGCTGTTCATTCCGAAGGGGACGTGGCACGCCGTCGTCGCGCTGGAGCCGTCGATCAGTTTGGCGGTGTTCGGGCTCACCCCGCTCGAAGTGCTCGTCAACGGCGGGTGGGCGGAACTGAAGGCGCTCCTCCACCGCCTCCGACTGTACCGGTGGGGCAACTGCGCGTGCCACAAGGCCCGCTGA
- a CDS encoding DMT family transporter yields MVWHSLLLFVAIACETLATGLLKVSDGMTRVWPTVGMLVGYVASLFLLSLVLKSLPVGPVYAVWSGLGTAVTALVGYWAFGDRLPPGAWLGLGLVVAGVALLSIYLPRAD; encoded by the coding sequence ATGGTCTGGCACAGCCTGCTCCTGTTCGTCGCCATCGCGTGCGAAACGCTCGCGACCGGGCTCCTCAAGGTGTCCGACGGGATGACGCGGGTCTGGCCCACGGTCGGAATGCTGGTCGGCTACGTCGCGTCGCTGTTCCTCCTGTCGCTGGTCCTCAAGTCCCTGCCGGTCGGCCCCGTGTACGCGGTCTGGTCCGGCCTGGGCACCGCGGTGACGGCCCTGGTCGGGTACTGGGCGTTCGGCGACCGCCTGCCGCCCGGGGCCTGGCTCGGCCTGGGACTGGTCGTCGCCGGCGTCGCCCTCCTCTCGATCTACCTGCCCCGGGCCGACTGA
- a CDS encoding serine/threonine-protein kinase, with product MSHFGIGELTVLSELGSGAGSRVFHVRRWADGAEYALKVVSCDRRADRRYTEQLRNEYRIGSMLDHPNLTKVLAFELRRDWLFRPRTARLLTELVPGQALSRLPALPLGQALRVFERTAAALAHMHSRGVFHADLKPDNLVYDRAAGVKVIDYGLARVAGERSARVQGTPQYMAPETAATRIVTARTDIYNLGATMYHVVTRSALAPMVLGIPLTPRAHAARIKPVATLAPDAPQGLCDLIHRCLDHNPDHRPDSAGAVRGALARLARATG from the coding sequence ATGAGTCACTTTGGCATCGGAGAACTGACCGTTCTCTCCGAACTCGGCAGCGGGGCCGGGAGCCGGGTGTTTCACGTCCGGCGCTGGGCCGACGGTGCCGAGTACGCGCTGAAAGTGGTCTCCTGTGACCGCCGCGCGGACCGGCGCTACACCGAACAGCTCCGGAACGAGTACCGCATCGGCTCCATGCTGGACCACCCCAACTTGACCAAGGTCCTCGCCTTCGAGCTCCGTCGGGACTGGCTGTTCCGGCCGCGCACGGCCCGGCTGCTCACGGAACTGGTCCCCGGTCAGGCCCTCTCCCGGCTCCCGGCGCTGCCGCTCGGGCAGGCGCTCCGCGTGTTCGAGCGGACCGCCGCCGCGCTCGCGCACATGCACTCCCGCGGCGTGTTCCACGCCGACCTGAAGCCGGACAACCTCGTTTACGACCGCGCGGCCGGGGTCAAGGTGATCGACTACGGGCTGGCGCGGGTGGCGGGCGAGCGCTCGGCCCGCGTTCAAGGCACGCCCCAGTACATGGCCCCGGAGACCGCCGCGACCCGGATCGTCACCGCGCGCACCGACATCTACAACCTCGGCGCGACGATGTACCACGTCGTCACCCGGTCCGCCCTCGCGCCCATGGTTCTGGGCATCCCGCTCACCCCGCGGGCACACGCCGCGCGCATCAAGCCGGTCGCAACACTGGCCCCAGACGCCCCACAGGGGCTGTGCGACCTCATCCACCGGTGCCTGGACCACAACCCCGATCACCGCCCGGACAGCGCCGGTGCGGTTCGGGGCGCCCTGGCCCGGCTCGCGCGCGCGACGGGGTAG